The following proteins are co-located in the Haliotis asinina isolate JCU_RB_2024 chromosome 13, JCU_Hal_asi_v2, whole genome shotgun sequence genome:
- the LOC137260086 gene encoding uncharacterized protein: MNQTAGMNGTEPEIIEDLAPTWSGLTQAEVVVVGAVGAVILLATLAVILRIIMPRVRQRSTKEKVIQRKPIVEEKTGNLLAPGTPSSQSSRSTSSRSSNHGDWSDASSYKTKSTYYSQNSLFPGKPNSFSNLRQQAGLNSANASPASYRSKTTERLNDDLISMISHQSNVLEPLNLSDQYRSNWEQTFEEQHAEKGHTNISYVSHPSDNIVMPDRFDTYPFRHTQNSQVTRPVPIIVYPEQTRL, translated from the exons ATGAATCAAACGGCGGGGATGAATGGCACAGAGCCAGAAATTATTGAAGACCTCGCTCCAACCTGGAGCGGATTAACACAAGCTGAAGTGGTAGTGGTAGGTGCTGTTGGCGCTGTGATACTCCTCGCGACGTTGGCAGTGATTCTACGCATCATCATGCCTCGAGTACGACAGAGATCTACCAAAGAAAAGGTCATACAACGGAAGCCGATCGTTGAAGAAAAAACAGG GAATCTTTTGGCTCCGGGGACACCGTCTTCCCAATCATCTCGTTCGACATCCTCCCGTTCCAGTAACCATGGCGACTGGTCCGATGCCTCCTCCTACAAAACAAAGAGCACGTACTATTCACAAAACAGCCTGTTTCCGGggaaaccaaactcattcagtAACCTACGTCAACAGGCGGGTCTCAATTCTGCCAACGCATCACC GGCTTCCTACAGAAGTAAAACAACCGAGAGGCTGAACGACGACTTGATATCTATGATATCGCACCAGTCTAATGT GCTGGAGCCGCTCAACCTCTCGGATCAGTATAGAAGTAACTGGGAACAAACGTTTGAAGAGCAACACGCGGAGAAAGGTCACACGAA TATCAGCTATGTGTCCCATCCGTCAGACAACATCGTCATGCCCGACAGATTCGACACATACCCCTTCAGGCACACACA GAACAGCCAAGTCACACGCCCGGTGCCCATAATCGTTTACCCTGAGCAGACAAGGTTGTAG